The Vibrio tritonius genomic sequence GAGATGGTCTTGGTGAGGATTTTTTCGAGCAAGTGGAGCAATTTTCTTCTGACGGCAACTTTAATGAGGTTGGAGTAATTTCCTTTACTGAAAATTATAATAATTTGTTAATGTGGTCTCATTATGCGAATGAGCATAAGGGAATTGTTGTTGAATTTGATTATGAAAAACTAAATTACTATTTCAATTATAAACTTTCAATGACAGACACAATAGAACGAGTTTTATATAACCGTGAGCGTTATTCGCCCTTGCAAAAAGATGTATGTGTAAAAGATTTATTGCTTACAAAAAGTGATGACTGGATTTATGAAAAAGAACACCGAATCTTACCTAAATTGAGGTTCGCTGATTATGTTCGAGTTGATCGGAAGATTTTTGAGCAACTTCATGATTTTTATGATGATTTATATGTCGATTTGTTTGATGTTTTATATGAAGATGATAATTCGATTACTTTCCAAGTAAATCCTGAAGAATACGAACATTTTGACAATCAAGAGTGGGACGGAAATTCGACAGATGATAATGAAGAAATGAAGTTTAGTCCTAGCGAAATAATTTTAAATGAAATATACGGTTCATTAGCTGTTCTTCCGTCGTCAATATTCTTGTTTAAGCTACCGGCAGACTGTATATCTGCTGTATTTATTGGTTGTAGAGCATCTGCAAAAGATATTGATGCAATTGC encodes the following:
- a CDS encoding DUF2971 domain-containing protein, translating into MKKIYKYMPFRSEFFNNYCLRASQRGVLNDPFELSPAQDLIDHILRDGLGEDFFEQVEQFSSDGNFNEVGVISFTENYNNLLMWSHYANEHKGIVVEFDYEKLNYYFNYKLSMTDTIERVLYNRERYSPLQKDVCVKDLLLTKSDDWIYEKEHRILPKLRFADYVRVDRKIFEQLHDFYDDLYVDLFDVLYEDDNSITFQVNPEEYEHFDNQEWDGNSTDDNEEMKFSPSEIILNEIYGSLAVLPSSIFLFKLPADCISAVFIGCRASAKDIDAIASLVGPKKIPIFKADLSKTHFTLGFEELYV